Proteins encoded in a region of the Streptomyces sp. NBC_00513 genome:
- a CDS encoding LysR family transcriptional regulator: MYDPVQLRTFLTVAQTLSFTQAAGRLGVRQSTVSQHVRRLEDATGRPLFVRDTHSVELTEDGEALLGFARTILEAHERAAAFFSGTRLRGRLRFGASEDFVLTRLPEVLEGFRHEHPEVDLELSVELSGTLHERLDAGRLDLVLAKRRGRGDERGRLVWRDRMVWIGAEGLRLDPERPVPLIVFPPPGITRARALEVLERDGRAWRIACTSGSLSGLIAAARAGLGVMAHTRGLIPPGLVRVGGLPELGPVEFALLQGHRSTPAAEALAGAILSGGDRLSRPA, encoded by the coding sequence ATGTACGACCCGGTTCAGTTGCGCACGTTCCTCACGGTGGCCCAGACGCTCAGCTTCACGCAGGCGGCGGGACGGCTCGGCGTACGGCAGTCGACGGTCAGCCAGCACGTCCGGAGGCTGGAGGACGCCACCGGCAGGCCGCTGTTCGTCCGGGACACGCACAGTGTGGAGCTGACGGAGGACGGTGAGGCCCTCTTGGGTTTCGCCCGCACGATCCTGGAGGCGCACGAGCGGGCGGCGGCCTTCTTCTCCGGGACCCGGCTGCGGGGGCGGCTGCGGTTCGGGGCGTCGGAGGACTTCGTGCTGACCCGGCTGCCGGAGGTGCTGGAGGGGTTCCGGCACGAGCACCCCGAGGTGGACCTGGAGCTCTCGGTCGAGCTGTCGGGCACCTTGCACGAGCGGCTGGACGCGGGGCGACTGGACCTCGTGTTGGCCAAGCGGCGCGGTCGGGGGGACGAGCGGGGTCGGCTGGTGTGGCGGGACCGGATGGTGTGGATCGGCGCGGAGGGGCTGCGGCTGGACCCCGAGCGTCCTGTTCCGCTGATCGTCTTCCCGCCGCCGGGAATCACCCGCGCACGGGCCCTGGAGGTCCTGGAGCGGGACGGGCGGGCCTGGCGGATCGCGTGTACGAGCGGCAGCCTGAGCGGCCTGATCGCGGCGGCCCGGGCGGGGCTCGGCGTGATGGCGCACACCCGCGGGCTGATCCCGCCGGGCCTGGTCCGGGTGGGCGGGCTGCCGGAACTGGGGCCGGTCGAGTTCGCGTTGCTCCAGGGACACCGGTCGACCCCGGCCGCGGAGGCTTTGGCGGGGGCGATCCTCTCGGGCGGCGACCGACTGAGCCGGCCGGCCTGA
- a CDS encoding bile acid:sodium symporter family protein has protein sequence MRRPHPPSWLPLDPYVLALLGTVGLAALLPARGQAAGVAQGATTAAVALLFFLYGARLSTREAFDGLRHWRLHLTVLVCTFVLFPLLGLAAGALVPSVLTPPLHSGLLFLCLVPSTIQSSITFTSLARGNVPAAICAGSFSSLAGIFLTPLLAAALLGNSAGGFSLDSLRKIALQLLLPFVLGQLMRPRLGGFLLRHKKVLGRVDRGSILLVVYTAFGAGMVAGIWHQVSALRLGALMAVEAVLLAVMLLVTWYGAKRLGFGREDRIAIQFAGSKKSLAAGLPMAGVLFGAHASLAVLPLMLFHQMQLMVCAVLARRRARDADPELPAERVAEVSRPARHPAPRAR, from the coding sequence ATGCGACGCCCCCACCCACCCTCCTGGCTGCCCCTGGACCCGTACGTCCTGGCCCTGCTGGGCACCGTCGGCCTCGCCGCCCTGCTGCCCGCCCGCGGGCAGGCCGCCGGCGTCGCGCAGGGCGCCACCACCGCGGCCGTGGCCCTGCTCTTCTTCCTCTACGGAGCCCGACTCTCCACCCGCGAGGCCTTCGACGGGCTGCGCCACTGGCGGCTCCACCTGACCGTGCTCGTCTGCACCTTCGTGCTCTTCCCGCTGCTCGGCCTGGCCGCCGGCGCCCTCGTCCCGAGCGTCCTGACGCCCCCGCTCCACAGCGGTCTGCTCTTCCTCTGCCTGGTTCCCTCCACCATCCAGTCCTCCATCACCTTCACCTCGCTCGCCCGCGGCAACGTGCCCGCCGCGATCTGCGCCGGGTCCTTCTCCAGCCTCGCCGGCATCTTCCTCACCCCCCTGCTCGCCGCCGCGCTGTTGGGCAACAGCGCGGGCGGCTTCTCCCTCGACTCCCTGCGGAAGATCGCCCTCCAGCTCCTGCTGCCCTTCGTGCTCGGGCAACTGATGCGGCCCCGGCTCGGCGGTTTCCTCCTGCGCCACAAGAAGGTGCTGGGTCGCGTGGACCGGGGCTCGATCCTGCTCGTCGTCTACACCGCGTTCGGCGCGGGCATGGTGGCCGGCATCTGGCACCAGGTCAGCGCCCTGCGACTGGGCGCCCTGATGGCGGTGGAGGCCGTGCTCCTCGCGGTGATGCTCCTGGTCACCTGGTACGGGGCGAAGCGCCTCGGATTCGGCCGGGAGGACCGGATCGCCATCCAGTTCGCCGGGTCGAAGAAGAGCCTCGCCGCCGGACTCCCCATGGCCGGCGTGCTGTTCGGCGCCCACGCGAGCCTCGCCGTGCTCCCGCTCATGCTGTTCCACCAGATGCAGCTGATGGTCTGCGCGGTACTCGCGCGCCGGCGCGCCCGTGACGCCGACCCCGAACTCCCCGCCGAACGTGTGGCGGAGGTCTCCCGGCCGGCCCGACACCCCGCGCCGCGGGCCCGGTAG
- a CDS encoding (2Fe-2S) ferredoxin domain-containing protein encodes MTWIRPLAAHAERPCTLVVCRGCCCGDPRKNPGSDHAGQLARLREAAAASGGRLAVRTSDCLGPCAQANVIVVQPTSEARRKGARAAWFGWALDDTATDEIIAWAEAGGPGATPLPATLDLHRIDPPEPKQTPTRRGRRGR; translated from the coding sequence GTGACCTGGATACGCCCGCTCGCCGCCCACGCCGAACGACCCTGCACCCTGGTGGTCTGCCGGGGCTGCTGCTGCGGGGACCCCCGCAAGAACCCCGGCTCCGACCACGCGGGCCAACTCGCCCGGCTGCGCGAGGCCGCCGCCGCCTCGGGCGGCCGCCTCGCCGTCCGTACAAGCGACTGCCTCGGCCCCTGCGCCCAGGCCAACGTCATCGTGGTCCAACCCACGAGCGAGGCCCGCCGCAAGGGCGCCCGCGCGGCCTGGTTCGGCTGGGCCCTGGACGACACCGCGACCGACGAGATCATCGCGTGGGCCGAGGCCGGCGGCCCCGGAGCCACCCCGCTCCCGGCGACGCTCGACCTGCACCGCATCGATCCCCCGGAGCCGAAGCAGACCCCGACCCGACGCGGCCGCCGAGGACGTTGA
- the fdhD gene encoding formate dehydrogenase accessory sulfurtransferase FdhD, with translation MGRVTERRRVVRIRGGVAGARPDTLVAEEPLEIRLNGKPLAITMRTPGDDFALAVGFLVSEGVLAHASDVQAVTYCEGATADGSNTYNVVNVQLAAGVPVPDITLERNVYTTSSCGLCGKASLDAVRTASRFPGIGADPVRVSAELLSLLPDRLRAAQKVFDRTGGLHAAGLFSAEGELIDLREDVGRHNAVDKIVGRALQAGRLPLSGSVLLVSGRASFELAQKAVMAGIPVLAAVSAPSSLAVDLAVETGLTLVGFLRGPDMNIYAGEQRVSL, from the coding sequence ATGGGACGGGTCACCGAACGCCGTCGCGTCGTCCGGATCCGCGGCGGCGTGGCGGGGGCCCGCCCGGACACGCTGGTGGCCGAGGAGCCGCTGGAGATCCGGTTGAACGGCAAACCGCTGGCCATCACGATGCGCACGCCGGGCGACGACTTCGCGCTGGCGGTGGGCTTCCTGGTGAGCGAGGGCGTGCTGGCGCACGCCTCGGACGTCCAGGCCGTCACCTACTGCGAGGGGGCGACCGCGGACGGTTCGAACACGTACAACGTGGTGAACGTGCAGCTCGCGGCCGGGGTGCCGGTGCCGGACATCACGCTGGAGCGCAACGTCTACACGACGTCCTCCTGCGGTCTGTGCGGGAAGGCGAGCCTGGACGCGGTGCGTACGGCGAGTCGGTTCCCGGGGATCGGCGCCGACCCGGTCCGGGTGAGCGCGGAACTGCTGTCCCTACTGCCGGACCGGCTGCGCGCGGCCCAGAAGGTCTTCGACCGTACGGGAGGACTCCACGCGGCGGGCCTGTTCTCCGCGGAGGGAGAGCTGATCGACCTCCGGGAGGACGTGGGGCGGCACAACGCCGTCGACAAGATCGTCGGTCGGGCGTTGCAGGCCGGTCGGTTGCCGCTGTCCGGCTCGGTGCTGCTGGTGTCGGGGCGGGCCTCGTTCGAGCTGGCGCAGAAGGCGGTGATGGCGGGGATACCGGTGCTTGCGGCGGTCTCGGCGCCGTCCTCGCTGGCGGTGGACCTCGCGGTGGAGACGGGGCTGACGCTGGTGGGCTTCCTGCGCGGGCCGGACATGAACATCTACGCGGGCGAGCAGCGCGTGAGCCTGTAG